GAAACTAATTCATGATATTATGGATTCCATATCTAAGGAGTTTTCACTTTCACTTACCCTTTTAATGGCTTCACTCTGTTTTGGATGAAGGAAGCTCTTCATCTCTCTCCCTGTCTCTCCgtcaattattattattgtttcaaTAACGAATTCTCATAGCTTTTTCTACTTTCCAGGTCTTTCTACAAAGATGATGGATCTGACTCAActgaaaaatgatatttatgaaacatacatgtatatatcatttgtatcttgtaaATTGTAATTTCCTTGATGTtgtatatatgtaatttatattcTGTAACGTTATAAAAACAGATTTGAAGAATTTAGTGTCCACGCATCCTATAATGAACGGTCccatatatataatctttgCGACTTTTTCAGAATTCTATACATCAAGCCTTTCTCTTTGTATGTTCTTCATTTTTTGACTCGATAAAATTATCCAATTATGTTTAATATGAATTGCATCACTCTATAAGGTCCACCGAACAAGAGAACTCAGATCATAAGTTCGACCCCAAAACTTGACCGAGAGCTTGGCTCAAGAGCTCAACGCTTAGGGGATCAGTTCAAAGGACTCGAACCAACATTCGGCTCATCTTATTATGCCAGGCCTACCATATGAAAGACATAAGAGGAAGCTTGGGTGTAAAAGATTGATATAAGATTAAAGCCATTCAGGTTTTATCTCAGAAATTGACggttaaaactataatttactCTATCTGGCTCTCGCCAACTTGTATTTTTTCAATACTTTCTCACCAAATGTTAAGATTGAAAAGTATTCGGACTGACCATTAAAACTAGGGTTTACCCTATCTAGCTCTCGTCGACTTgtattttttcaatattttctcaCCAAATGTTattactcttcttcttttttgacaTCATGTTGTTACTCTTCTATCTTGTTCatataatcattataaattctttttttctttgattagtACATATTTCAAATAACTTATAATCGAGTTTATCTGTCTTCTTAAGAGTCCACCACACCAAACTCAGATTCAACAAATTATATGGACAAtctaataaaaaatttgtaaatatatactGTGTTAAATCTCGCAGCCTAGGAATAATGAAATCAAATATGTTCTTTAACAATGTTCGACGAAAattaatagtttcaaatcaTGATGTTAGACAGTTTTTAAAtctagtaatattttaaaatctgaaacGCTGGTAAGTGCTACGTGGTAACTGTTGTTCCAATACAGCTGGTGAATGTTTGAGATCTAAGAAGAACAGTGTAGATGACTGAGGTTTTGTAGATTGTTGCCTTTTCTACCGAATTTAATTGTTGTTCTAGGTATCCATCCATACATGAGCATGCTGCATCCCTAGGGATGTTATATAGGGTTGTGAGATTTAGGGCTGACCCAACCCATTCAATAATTTAAGAACCCTAACTCaaatgtattattcataaaatgttTAGGGTCACTTTAGAGCTGGGCTAAAGAAATAAAGGGTTTTCACAGGGTTAACCctattagatattttttgttatagaaCAATGTTTTGGTGTAGAAaccctcaattttttttttgattttttgttaaaattgctaaaaaagtttctataaaatttcagaaatgatttttttccgtcaaaatcacaaaaaaaaatattttgccaaATCGGTTTTttcgccaaaatcggaaaaatcaagtttttccgaaaaaccacaaaatcgagttttcccaccaaaaacCACAAAATAGAGTTTTTCCGCATAAACTGTAAAACTggtttttcccgccaaaatcgaatAATTaagtttttccaccaaaaccgagaaacCCGAAAAATCGAGTTTTCAAGCCAAAATTGGGAAATCgaatttttccgtcaaaaccaaGAAATCGAGAAAttgagtttttccgccaaaaacgAGAAACcggggtttcccgccaaaatcggaaaaattaAGGTTTTCTgccaaaaacacaaaattttgttttttttgttgaatttgcaaaatctcattttccgtcaaaattttcaaaataactaaacagtgttaatcatgttaatattatttgcttttgttttaaaagattttataaaatgggTAACCCTAACCCAACCCCTTCATGCATAGACTATTAGGGTTAATGTtgggtttatattttatagggTTGGGTTGGGCTGGGTAACCCAATACAACATCCCTATGCATCCCAATCAGCAAAAATAACAAGAATTTTTCTGTTTCAACGGCTGTCTTAACAAAGAAGATCTAATCCCGATTATATATGATTTAGCATCGAATTAGTCAATCACTTATACCATTTGTAAACAATGTTAGAAATTGACAAATGGTTAAATATGTAAATTCTAAGTAATATAccaagaaaatacaaaaaatatgattactGCTCTTCTTATTAGATCCATGTACCATTTACTCAACTTCCGTAATTGCTGCAATAAGATCTCTAATCAAAGCAAAACAGAAAATGAAAACGTTACTTCAGGTGCAACTTCCACACCAGTATATGAAAATGGCACCAAACATGGACCTGAGTACATAAAAGCCCATTAATATTAGACCCACTTATAAATCATATTACACAGGCCCAAATAAAGAAACCCTAATCCATTATCTGTCTCTCTCATATAAATcgcttcttctgttttttttcacgCCATTTCTTTGTATCTCCGCCACCCCTGAAGAAAGCGATAACCCTAGCTTCACCAAGCTCACCCAACAATGGCGGAAGGACTCGTTTTGAAGGGCACCATGCGTGCACACACCGACATGGTCACCGCAATCGCCACCCCCATCGACAACTCGGACACCATCGTCTCGGCTTCCCGCGACAAATCCATCATCGTCTGGAAACTCACCAAGGACGACAAGTCCTACGGCGTAGCTCAGAGGCGTCTCACCGGCCACTCACACTTCGTCGAGGACGTCGTCCTCTCCTCCGACGGCCAGTTCGCGCTCTCCGGAAGCTGGGACGGCGAGCTCCGTCTCTGGGATCTCGCCGCCGGCGTGTCCACTCGCCGGTTCGTCGGACACACCAAGGACGTCCTCTCCGTCGCGTTCTCGCTCGACAACCGTCAGATCGTGTCGGCGTCTCGCGACCGCACGATCAAGCTCTGGAACACTCTCGGCGAGTGTAAGTACACCATCGCCGAGGGAGGTGAGGGACACAATGAGTGGGTTAGCTGCGTCAGGTTCAGTCCCAACACGCTCCAGCCGACGATTGTGTCGGCTTCTTGGGACAAGACAGTGAAAGTGTGGAACTTGTCGAACTGCAAGCTCAGGTCGACTCTTGCCGGCCACACTGGGAACGTCAACACTGTTGCTGTTTCGCCTGATGGTTCTCTTTGCGCGAGTGGAGGCAAAGACGGTGTCGTTTTGCTTTGGGATTTGGCTGAGGGGAAGAAGCTTTACTCTCTTGAGGCGAACTCTGAGATCCACGCGCTTTGCTTTAGCCCTAACAGGTACTGGCTGTGTGCTGCGACTCAGCAGGGTATTAAGATTTGGGATCTTGAGAGCAAGAGCGTTGTTGAGGATTTGAAGGTTGATCTGAAGGCCGAGGCTGAGAAGTCTGACGGAAGTGGTACTGCTGCCAACAAAAGGAAGGTATGTACACACATACTACTAGCTCTTGGTTCTGTTTATATATTTGCCTTGTATTACAAGTTTTCTGCTTTTTTGTAGATACTTTGATGTTTTAGCTATGATTAAGTAGATAATAGGACTATAAGCCTAATCTAGTAAAATGTAGATTTtattgtaatgttttttttatgaaatgatAAGAAATGGATTTCCtattcttattttaatttttaattttttgaattatatttgtTGGTGTTTCCTTTCCATGTAGTTATTTAGTCGTTTTTACATTGGCGTTGCCATATACTTAATACCATTGATTGCAGTATATCATTGACTAGTCTTGTATCAATGTGTGAAAACTTCTTTGTATGAACTACATATCTAGTGTTGTAATCACTGAATGGGATTTGTTTGTTGGTTTGTGGATAGGTTATTTACTGCACCAGCCTGAACTGGAGTGCTGATGGAAGCACTTTGTTCAGTGGTTACACGGATGGAGTTATCAGAGTTTGGGGTATTGGCCGTTACTAGTTATCCCATCTCTTCTATGTCTTTCTCCTTTGTTGGTTTTATCCATCACTCTTTTGTTTTGTGAGCAAACTCATACACGTTGCATCATAAAGTACTCCGAAGGATATTTTGTTTTATGTCAATTTTAGGTTCGGATCTTTACTTATTTGTGAGCACTTGCCTTTCTAAGTTACTTCTGTTTTGTTCTCATGTTGATTTCATTGATAATCTAGCAAATTGGTCCAATAAGGTATACTTATACGTAACACCCCAAATCTTAAACTATACAAGAAACAGTATATTTGACACTCTAATAACTCGTTTCTTCCATTGCCAATCATGAACATTTATGTGCACAAGAGGTGATCATATCAGTTCCTTTGTTTCAACCGATTTGAATTTGTACTGATACAATGGAACACCCGTTTCTAGTGTTGGAGTCGTGTTAAATAACAGCCACTTTTGGTTATGTCCTTGGTCTGAAAGTGAGTAAAGTATATAAGTTCAGAAAAAAGTGCAGATGAGTTATGATCGGGTCAAGAAGCTGTTCTATATAAGCCCAAGTATTTCAAACAAGATTTAGCTCTAGACAAACTGGTGTTACAGCCTAACAATGATCATAAGGTTATCCAGACTACTAATCTCACTGAATCTGGATAATAAccagtttaaaatatataagaattgcCGATTAAATCAATATGTAATTGGCAGAGTGCGAGTGCAGTTGAACTTTCCTTTGAGATCAATGGTGATTGCAATGGAAAGTTTATTTTCTCCAAACTCTAACGGAACTTTGATGTTTCGGAAGATCAATGAGGTTACAATAAATTTATCCAAAGCTTGATGATTCTATAGTCAGACATGACTGAGAAGAAAAGAGGAGGAAAGATCCGAGTGCACAGAAGAAGATATAGTTGAAATTCAAAATCATGTGAACATTACTACAAAGAGAGTCCGTGAGTGAAACCTAGCTAGAGCCCAGAGTATCAAAGTGAAAGCAAGCTGCAGAGgttcagagaaaaaaaaatgataagatcaacaatatatgattttgtaataTATAGTTCATTTACAATTGATGTGTAATCTCTTGTCTGCCTCATTGTTAACATTCTAgtgtgtatataatttttaatagttcatttacaattttaattttcaaagatCACACAAACTAAAACCATATATTATACGCAAACAACTTCATGTAACACAAGCACACAAACATATTAGTATGGCTATGTAAACTATACTACATATACAGATATATTGCGAGCACCGGAATTATAAAATATGGTTCGACATATAAAAGCCACATTTCTTTCCAGTCCGGTTTTCAGATAAAACCCTGAAAATGCTCTCGTTGTTATTCTTTAGTATACTTAGTGGAATCAACGTCTGCGTGAAGCTGGCTCTTTTTGGGCATTGAAGTAAACTGTCGCCACAGGTAAACCAAGATCTAGATGTCCGGCGAACATTCGGGTGCTGAAATTGGCTCGAGAAGGCGGCAGCTGCACCATCAGACCCACCGGTGACCTCTGCCGAAAAAGTACCAATATGTAACGGTGAATCCCCACAGGGGGTCTCGGTTCTGTATATGGCAGTATCTCCTTGCCTGAAAAAGTGAAAACATGCAAGTATgctcattatttattttaaacgtTTTCTCGTGGTTTTTCAAATGAAATAAACTAAGTTATAACTTCagttcagaaaaataaaataaactaagcTATAACTGTTCTAGTACTGGAGAACATGTGTATATTTGGACGTTCTCTATAAACTGTAATTTGTCGcgtttaagatttttatatgatcACATGTGTGCATTgcttttttaccaaaaaaaaaatgtgcgTTGATATACATCATCAATGTACACGTATGGGCATACATGAGATGTTTGATTTAGATGACACATGACACACGTGTCTTTATTGTGAGAAACTTAGGTAGTAtaagccctttttcaaaaaaaaaaaaaaaacttagataGTGGCTCTTCTATGCCTAACTTGCAAGTAATTATATTTCGTACTCGACTAATGATGATATATGTAATTTAAATCAGTCCTATATACTATGCAAACTATGCATCTGAGAGTCTCAAATATTTGTTTATGAACCAGTCATTATCTTGCAATACAGGAATCCATTTCATATCAAACCGAAAGCACCACGTCGCAAAGATAATATGTTTAGATGAAAAAAGAGATCAGTGTATCCTTTTTAAGTTTGATACACGTCAGCATGGACAAATGTTTCTACTTTCACACTAACGTCATTTTATTTATAAGCAAGTGAATTAAAACATGATGCAAAACCCATTCACCGTTGTCAGAGAAGTATTGCAAACAAAGAATACTGAATATTAAGTTAATTAGCAGATTCCTTTAAATTAAGTAAAAACTAAGACAAATAGGCCAAATAACTTAGTTTTGACTCTCTCTTTTCGTACCTTTTGATGGATTGGTGCCTCCGGGGATATCTACGACAATCCTGAAACATAAGACATAAGTGTATTATGTTTATAcgctatgttttttttttaatacgctactagattttgacccgcgctttggaagcgcggaatattttacgataaaaaatttcactaataatttaacaaatattttggtaatttttaaagagtgtgtatttaaaatatttttgcatttaaatcagtgtttttaaattcaacccgattgtgattataccggttaatatggagatctgacaattcaatttaggtttttaaaatatacatattaaaaaaaatcactaaaacccgagactaaccgattgaactgatggatgaccgatatgtaatctaattggatttaaattgtaatagtttcataatttgtaatcttataatccaaattttaaagttcattattttgcaatttatgaaattataacgtttctacaaaattttaaagagaaaatgatatatataaaataattaagattaattattgtattgtttggaaacattgatagtagtataaatatatattgtttggaaacattgatagtagtataaaaaataagtatattgtttggaaacatagatagtagtataaagaaaggaacattagtgatttaatgtaagtttaattataaagtatgaaggtgtatttaatttaaaaacttacaaaataaatgttaggtccaacagaatgtttctgttttaataagatagatgtttatTTCGTATATATAATTACTagatacaaaataaaagaaaaactcgATGTTGATTAATGCATGAGTTCGTCAGTCATACGCACCAATGGACCCATTCTCTCATGTTCGGCTCGCTCGGGCTAGGTGCGTCTGGGTCAGTCATCACCTGCATGCATCCATTATTAACATTTACCAAAAAAGCCGATAAATTTTCAACTCACGCACCAATCGATCAAACACATCTAGCTCAAATAATCATAACATTGTTCAGCCAAACCTCGCCTATATGCACTAAAAACTCATTAGAACTTATTATTTATACACACGCGTCAGCATATatgtaatatgtaaatataccaGCACATATGTATTAAAGAACGTATGCATGTTCTTGTGGGATGTTATAATCATGACCATGAGGAAGAGGAAACATGTTATGCATGTGTATATTCAAAGATATGTATGTTCATAAGAGGAATTGCACATAAATGGATAAAATTGAGAAGATGAATAAACTTACAAGGGTGTAAAGCTCATCGGAGTTGCCGGAGATGGTGACTCTAGGAGGGTTGACTGCGGCTGATGGTTTGATCTGGCAGCCGTTAGTGATGTGTTTGGGGCCAACGTAGACAGACATGTTGGCGGTGGGGATGTACATGTCCAACACATCTCCGATCACTCTTCCAACCACCAAAGGATCAACCGAAGCTGCCATCGATCCAcggaaagagaaagagaaagagaaagagagagagagagagagatagagaaagagagagaagtagagattcttttatttatagaagaagaatcgtTGAGCGCATGTCCTAATTCAGATggatatgtgtatatatatatatagattttcttACAAGAAGAAGGTATATTTAAAATCCTTTGACAAATACAATGAATTTGAACAACGATGCAgtctaatttatttgatattttcgCGGTTAAACTATAGTACAATTCGATTGTTCTTTTTTGTCTCTTTGCATGTTTGcgttttatatatgaaaaatcttgtatttatttacaattttttataaatccGTTGAGACATCCACCACcaaaacattaattaatttagatCTTGAGCTCATCAGAGTTTTGCGTTTAAAGAGTAAATGTTATTTTCTGATTGCTTTTCCTTAGATTTTGGTTGGTAACTTGTTAGTATTCATATAATAAAgtactaataataaaaatatctcaAGAAAATATCATAATGCGTTAGTTTGTCGTCAATGATTAATATATTACAAGACAATCCACTCGTGTCTTGTAATTCATGGTCAGGTCCAGATTCATCAAAAGTTATACCAACCATCAAAACTAATGCTATATTCAGTGAAACCAACCCTGTGGTAAAATACTAAATCGATGTTGAGAACGAGATGCTAAGTAAGTGCAAATCTAATCTTTCATGTAATATTTCCGGGAATTTACAGTACTGTTCTGACTGATTATAAGcgaaagaagaaacaaaaggaaACATGTTTAAAGAAGCCTTGGTCCGATCAGTGTAACCTATAGGCCATGCATAGGCCATTTCATTTTCATACTTCGATTCATCCACAAACATGACACGTGCATTATCTTGATCTCAGCTATTACCCACGACCCCTTTTGTTCAGACCTGCCACGTGACATCAATTTTGCCGTCAGTTACGAGGATCAACCCTTACACGTGTGGACGATCCTTCTGGTACTAGTTGGTTAAATAATTTTCACAAGTAGTAACTCGTAATGTCtagaccatctccaacccacctctattttaatctctatattttcctctaaaataaagaaattctATTATATAGGTGGATTTGCTCTAATgtatgcctctataatagaattcctctatttatagaggaaaatatagagatatgctatttccatctctaaatatagaggtaaaaaatagaattcctctacattttcctctaaaatagaaaaattctattatagaagcatacattggagtaaatccacttttataatagagtttttctattttaaagaaaaaaatagagatgtACATTAAAGATGCTTTTGCAGAATTAAATAATGTCCATTACAAGAAAAAACTTCACGTGCACGTCATACAACCAACCGCCAGATAGTAAGGTTGTAAAGGATATAAGAATAAAATGTACTCCGAGATCATTTCTCTTGGTTTGATTTCTAAAATTCTCTTTCATTTTGTATTAGCCACTTGAAGTGGTGTGAGTGGTCCAATGATCATATATAATTGTTCTCTGTAAACATTCCTCATCAATTAACaaatatgttataaaaaatCTACTATATTTCTATAACACGCATCATATGTTGCTAACGAGGGATTCAAGTTTTGACATCTCCTCAGTTGAGTCTATTGGAGTTTTCAATTTGGATGTGTCACATTTTCATTCTAAATATTATTCTATCAACCATACCAACACATTTTTGGCTCTGCtgaataatttttcaatttagatGTGTCACGTTTTCATTCTAAATGTTAATGTACCAACCATCTACTGTTTTCGAGAAACAACACATTTTGGTTCTGTTGAATGTTATTCAACATAAAACCAAAAGAACCTAGAGAGTATAACTTTTCCATCTTCATAGGGAATTAGGGTAGGACGGACGGGAAGTaagaaaaactaatatttaatttattgaaagtaaatttaaaatatatttattattcagtttttttttttactaaaaaatcaaatgtttatctaactaataaaaaatcattttattatgttattcatttatattttaatattaatataattcagaATTGTGGTTGACATTCAacgtataagttttttttgttgaaaacgTATaagttttttctcttttatattgttaatatttattttatattttacagtctctttgaaatctattttttaattatgcAAAAGTAAACTTTACCTATCATTTTTAATCAACTTAAAACATTATACACTACTGTTTAaagatttacatattttaaaaattatcaaataaacCATATCATCATCCAAAAATAAGGACttcttaaaacaaatattattgtttagTTCTGAAGGTATAATTAGTGattatattatttcaattttcttttgtgaTATAAGTATTTACATGGTTGATGTTATAAAAAAGTATTTACATggtttcattatatatatatatatatatatataattactgTATGTACTTAAAGTAATGATTTATAATTACGGTTATGTATTTAAAACTATGGTTAGGATTTGGAAATGGCAGAAAAGAGTATAATTACTTTGGGATGACTTAACAACTCTAGGAACATACATGAAGATTTGGACCTCTGTTGTGAAGATCCTTATGAAAATAATAAGAGATGAATCTGTGTATAACATGTAAAGACACTTCAATGAGGAGGTTCAGCAGCACTTAACAGTTGAGTTTGAATAGAGAAATGAGACTTGAGAGAACCCCCTCTGAACCGTTTAGTGATAGAGATGATTAAATGGTGGTTGGCAGGTACACTCATTTAGCTTATAGCACTCATTTGATAATTTCTTTGTAATATTTGTGTGTGACATTTTCTCCGTATGATTAGAAGGTCCTTGTCTAGATTCAGTGCATATGTAATTACTTTTATTCAATATGTAGGAGTGTGCGTGTTATGGGTTTTTTGCTATCGTTTAAAGTTAGAAACAAAGTTACAAATTATTGGTTATGGAAATAGATCAAGAGTATGAggggtgtgtgtgtgtgtgtgatacGTTCATTGTAGGCTGAATTTCTGATTGCGTAATTGGTGTAAGGTaaaatagttttgttttatttattacgaAATTGGAGACACATCTCAGAGAGTATTGAGTAACTTAACATGCTTAAATtatgaaaacaaattttatgGGCGGGATGGTGGGTATGGATTCTGCATGATTGCCTAGTAACCTTCAATCCGAGTAAACTTGTCCGCCACAGTCTTCCGTCCAAGATCACAGCCATATTCCTAACTGTATTTTCTGCATTAAAGTGCTTCTTTGGAGGCTGCTCTATACAGGTCCATTGTTTGGCCTGAAGTTAGGAGATTGCCATTGATGGGGTTTGAGTTTCAAAGTGACTGTAATGTTCTAGATAAGTAGATGAATTTAAACGCAGGCTACGTCTTTATATATAGGCTAagattttcttctttatttatgGCTACTTGGGTACATCTATGTATTTGTTATATTGGGCACACtacttttttctttgtaaatcaTTGCTACGTGTTTTTCCCACAGCTTCAGAGAGTCATTAAGTTCATATTCGATCGTTCATGATCAATAGTACAAATGCTTATGAATTACAGaggataatttaaaatttaaatctgtGAAGAGGCAAGATCCAATCATCCAGTTCAAAAACAACATTATCTAACTATAAAGTGGGAACATAGACAGcaatcttttattttcacaccgagacACCTTATACGAAGAATCTTATGAATGAATAATATCATTTCGCAGCTTCTCTAAGTATATGATATCTCAATGTAAAAATGTGAGGGAATCTAATCAATGGGCTAGCGTGATTTACTACCTGGCTAACATTTCTTATAACATTTTCTCAAAGAATTCAGCCTGAAATAACCGGAGTCTTTTGCAAACGTCTCCACAAGCTTTGGCAGTTGAACTTTCTGACTGGGTAAATTTAATTTTGCTCTTATGTAGTCTTCTTTTGACGATTCTAACTCTTGTTGGACTCTCTTCGCGTATATACATGAATCTGTTTCAAACAAATCAACAACCAAGAAGCAGATACTTTAGCTTTTAATTGGCATTGACGAAAGTGTTTCACAGTTTCTAAAGATCAAAATACTATGGAAGTCACAGTTTCTAAAGATCAAAATACTATGGTATTCTGAGTGGCTTCCTGAAGTAAGTGCAAAATGTGGGATAGGTTCAGGATGATCGTCAAAATGCTTGGCTGGGTTTTCCGTCAAGCATCAACGGGTCTCGCCACGGAAGGATCCCGATCATGTGACCATGTCTCCTCACCCCTCATGGCGGAAGCGCTAGCTATGAGGGAGGCTATGGCTGAGGCTAAGCGCTGTGACTTCACCAACGT
The Raphanus sativus cultivar WK10039 chromosome 1, ASM80110v3, whole genome shotgun sequence DNA segment above includes these coding regions:
- the LOC108818311 gene encoding guanine nucleotide-binding protein subunit beta-like protein — encoded protein: MAEGLVLKGTMRAHTDMVTAIATPIDNSDTIVSASRDKSIIVWKLTKDDKSYGVAQRRLTGHSHFVEDVVLSSDGQFALSGSWDGELRLWDLAAGVSTRRFVGHTKDVLSVAFSLDNRQIVSASRDRTIKLWNTLGECKYTIAEGGEGHNEWVSCVRFSPNTLQPTIVSASWDKTVKVWNLSNCKLRSTLAGHTGNVNTVAVSPDGSLCASGGKDGVVLLWDLAEGKKLYSLEANSEIHALCFSPNRYWLCAATQQGIKIWDLESKSVVEDLKVDLKAEAEKSDGSGTAANKRKVIYCTSLNWSADGSTLFSGYTDGVIRVWGIGRY
- the LOC130511625 gene encoding protein MOTHER of FT and TFL1-like, with the translated sequence MAASVDPLVVGRVIGDVLDMYIPTANMSVYVGPKHITNGCQIKPSAAVNPPRVTISGNSDELYTLVMTDPDAPSPSEPNMREWVHWIVVDIPGGTNPSKGKEILPYTEPRPPVGIHRYILVLFRQRSPVGLMVQLPPSRANFSTRMFAGHLDLGLPVATVYFNAQKEPASRRR